From a region of the Pseudanabaena sp. ABRG5-3 genome:
- a CDS encoding adenylate/guanylate cyclase domain-containing protein — protein MMFSFLKRNRDLETPEYQLWRQQFMQKRLSLGMRIAFFYFVTLLGEQFIYLLMGSTHFSQIWLITILIILAAIIYGTNHLKRLRSPLQTSLIFLSISWTITILIQLVDTISRQVKPEMMLIWWMVTFFSQATLVPVRWRFHLISQLGGLAYYFIVNIAVGIEVIPNNIPTISWFINIFWTCFISNISVYLYEKLAKSEFYARNTSEKLLLNILPESIAMRLKDDENTIADSFTDVTVLFADIVGFTQLSSHLPPNQVVEFLNQIFSHFDRLVEIHQLEKIKTIGDAYLVVSGLPYPRPDHTEAIADMAIDMQIAMHKFNQETGKNLSIRIGIHTGPVVAGVIGLKKFAYDLWGDTVNTASRMESHGIAGKIQVSACAYERIKHLYKFEERGVITVKGKGDMTTYFLLGKVLGTCL, from the coding sequence ATGATGTTTAGCTTTCTAAAAAGAAATCGTGATTTGGAAACACCTGAATATCAACTATGGCGACAGCAGTTTATGCAAAAGCGACTTAGTTTAGGAATGCGAATTGCATTCTTTTACTTTGTCACATTACTAGGGGAGCAATTTATATATTTATTAATGGGTTCTACCCACTTTTCGCAAATTTGGCTTATTACCATTCTGATAATTTTAGCAGCAATTATCTATGGTACAAACCATCTCAAAAGACTACGATCACCATTACAAACTTCACTTATTTTCTTAAGCATTTCTTGGACAATTACAATATTAATCCAACTCGTTGACACCATAAGTAGGCAAGTCAAGCCAGAGATGATGTTAATTTGGTGGATGGTGACATTTTTCTCTCAAGCCACTTTAGTACCAGTTCGTTGGCGATTTCATCTTATCTCACAATTAGGAGGATTAGCCTATTACTTTATAGTAAATATTGCTGTAGGTATTGAGGTGATTCCTAATAATATACCTACAATCTCTTGGTTTATTAACATATTTTGGACTTGTTTTATTAGCAACATTTCTGTTTATCTCTATGAGAAATTAGCTAAGTCAGAATTTTATGCTCGCAATACCTCTGAGAAACTGTTACTAAATATTTTACCTGAATCAATCGCAATGAGGCTCAAAGATGATGAGAATACTATTGCCGATAGCTTTACCGATGTGACAGTTTTATTTGCGGATATTGTCGGATTTACACAACTTTCTAGTCATTTACCACCCAATCAAGTTGTGGAATTTCTCAATCAAATTTTTTCTCACTTTGATCGTTTGGTCGAAATCCATCAATTAGAAAAGATTAAAACCATCGGTGATGCCTATTTGGTGGTATCGGGACTTCCCTACCCTCGACCTGATCATACTGAGGCGATCGCTGATATGGCGATCGATATGCAAATAGCGATGCATAAATTCAATCAAGAGACAGGAAAAAACCTGAGTATTCGCATTGGTATTCACACAGGTCCTGTAGTTGCAGGTGTCATCGGACTAAAAAAATTTGCTTATGACCTTTGGGGAGATACAGTTAATACCGCCTCACGCATGGAATCCCATGGAATTGCAGGCAAAATTCAAGTCAGTGCATGTGCCTATGAGCGCATTAAACATCTCTATAAGTTTGAAGAAAGAGGTGTAATCACAGTTAAAGGTAAGGGAGACATGACCACCTATTTTTTATTGGGAAAAGTATTAGGGACTTGCCTCTAA
- a CDS encoding NB-ARC domain-containing protein, producing MLSDNEHIEGLFPEAAQNWDLNRLYADLQAASGKEIKPFEKACLRGLLCRYRPGQLAFKLAWTSGALRVELNKGLYRSLEAIADQPINTLRWEKVPEWLEAKGYKAQRQSLHDPAINSPTSSQTNLADWGEAPNIQTFYGRIEEIAKLEQWVVGDRCHLLAICGMGGIGKTALAVKLVENMQSQFDCLIWRSLRGAQPTAQLISDLLQFLNHSQQTGSSISDLLEVLRQKRCLIVLDDFEATLQDGELVGAYRQGCELYAELLQRVGAERHQSSLILIGREQPKEISMHQGEDQPIRYYKVNGLQRQGAFELLRARGFKGSENGLDALIQQYRGNPSALRIVAGTIQELFNGNVSEFLKQTALALGDVLRTLLYQQFERLSKLEKDILYWLAIKHRPVSLSTLRSEMNLQASGSELIDALESLRWRSLIEKISEQGEVMFLLEPVVLKYVSRQFVEEVSKEITAIAMQQNLKSINLLQSHVLVEDRAPDSIRAMQIRLVLKPIKDKLNKAIAQNNIELDALRELLASHQQTKPTEGTSYTEVNLALIGLWW from the coding sequence ATGTTATCTGACAACGAACACATTGAAGGGCTATTCCCAGAAGCGGCACAAAACTGGGACTTAAATCGACTCTACGCCGATTTACAAGCTGCTAGTGGTAAGGAAATTAAACCATTTGAAAAGGCTTGTTTGCGGGGTTTACTCTGTCGCTATCGACCAGGGCAGCTTGCCTTTAAATTGGCATGGACTTCGGGGGCTTTACGGGTGGAGTTAAATAAGGGGCTATATAGATCACTAGAAGCGATCGCCGATCAGCCCATTAATACTTTACGTTGGGAAAAAGTTCCTGAATGGCTAGAGGCAAAAGGTTATAAGGCTCAGCGTCAAAGTTTGCATGATCCTGCGATCAATTCGCCAACTAGTTCGCAGACGAATTTGGCTGATTGGGGTGAAGCCCCGAATATTCAAACCTTTTATGGACGGATTGAAGAAATTGCCAAATTGGAGCAGTGGGTTGTAGGCGATCGCTGTCATCTCTTGGCAATTTGTGGTATGGGGGGCATTGGCAAGACCGCACTAGCAGTCAAATTAGTCGAAAATATGCAATCGCAGTTTGATTGTTTGATTTGGCGATCGCTGCGGGGCGCACAGCCCACTGCTCAATTAATTTCTGATCTGCTGCAATTTCTCAATCATTCTCAGCAAACAGGTAGCAGTATTTCCGATTTATTAGAGGTTTTACGTCAGAAGCGTTGTTTAATTGTGCTGGATGATTTTGAGGCAACTCTCCAAGATGGCGAACTGGTAGGAGCCTATCGTCAAGGTTGCGAATTATATGCTGAATTGTTGCAGCGCGTGGGAGCCGAGCGCCATCAAAGTTCTTTAATCCTGATTGGACGCGAACAACCTAAAGAAATCTCGATGCACCAAGGGGAAGATCAACCAATTCGCTATTACAAAGTGAATGGATTACAACGCCAAGGAGCATTTGAGTTGCTAAGAGCCAGAGGCTTTAAAGGTTCCGAGAATGGATTAGATGCGCTGATTCAACAATATCGCGGCAATCCTTCGGCTTTACGAATTGTCGCGGGAACCATTCAGGAACTGTTTAATGGGAATGTTTCGGAATTTCTCAAACAGACCGCTCTAGCTCTTGGTGATGTGTTACGCACATTGCTCTATCAACAGTTTGAGCGACTCTCAAAATTAGAAAAAGATATATTGTACTGGCTCGCCATCAAGCATCGTCCAGTCTCTCTCTCCACTTTGCGCTCAGAGATGAATTTACAAGCCTCTGGTTCAGAACTCATCGATGCCCTTGAGTCATTACGGTGGCGATCGCTAATAGAGAAAATCAGCGAACAGGGAGAAGTGATGTTTTTGCTGGAGCCTGTGGTCTTAAAGTATGTTAGTCGCCAATTTGTGGAAGAGGTCAGCAAAGAGATTACCGCGATCGCCATGCAGCAAAATCTTAAGTCCATTAATTTATTGCAAAGCCATGTTTTAGTCGAAGATCGCGCTCCTGACTCGATTCGGGCGATGCAGATTCGGTTAGTGCTGAAACCAATTAAAGATAAGCTAAATAAAGCGATCGCCCAAAACAATATCGAACTAGATGCCCTAAGGGAACTTCTTGCTAGTCATCAACAGACGAAACCAACAGAAGGCACAAGTTACACCGAGGTTAATCTCGCTCTGATCGGCTTATGGTGGTAG
- a CDS encoding phycobilisome protein has protein sequence MLSKLQQLGINSDGRYASDDELQFMDNYINSFDARVEAYRRIKAVETEIVEAVFAKIQASHPKALLIRGEDTQIKWKQDTLRVLRHSAMTVLLDDPELLRQQFLYWFQTIMQAFGAQEACNVTYLVMQDVVKQILPKDIAGLLCPILEMNRNLLGAQLRDL, from the coding sequence ATGTTAAGTAAACTGCAACAACTAGGAATAAACTCGGATGGGCGCTACGCTAGCGATGATGAATTGCAGTTTATGGATAACTATATCAACTCCTTTGATGCAAGGGTAGAAGCATATCGTCGGATCAAAGCTGTAGAGACAGAAATTGTTGAAGCTGTTTTTGCCAAAATTCAGGCATCGCATCCCAAAGCCCTATTAATCAGAGGTGAAGATACGCAGATTAAATGGAAACAAGATACTTTGCGGGTATTGCGTCATTCCGCAATGACAGTTTTGTTGGATGACCCCGAACTTTTGCGACAGCAGTTTTTATATTGGTTTCAGACGATTATGCAGGCTTTTGGCGCACAGGAAGCTTGTAATGTGACTTATTTAGTGATGCAGGATGTGGTCAAACAGATTTTGCCTAAGGATATTGCTGGTCTGTTATGCCCTATTTTGGAAATGAACCGCAATCTTTTGGGAGCACAGCTACGAGACTTGTAA
- a CDS encoding glycoside hydrolase family 10 protein translates to MGKINFASWRSRFRLLLLSFLGLAIALMLNFPFWAIAQTPVSSNNPTNDAAINTIEQPTITPIRPTNNNELRGIWLTNVDSDVLFSKQRIQQAINRLKRLKFNTLYPTVWNGGYTLYHSKVAQKSFGVEIDPNPDLQNRDMLAEVIELGHEQNFAVIPWFEYGLMTEEGSELMRQHPDWVSNRKDGSQVFVHGENNQHRLVWLTPAHPEVQKFLTDLIVEVVQKYDLDGIQLDDHFGMPAELGYDDYTVSLYKKEHFGRLPSDDFQDSEWMRWRASKLSNLMQKIAKAVRAVKPNCLISLSPNPKDFSYRKYLQDWYSWVYLGLVDELVVQLYRDNIENFTKELERPEWQEIRQKVPVAVGILTGLRIQNVDMRQIKGQVKVAREMSFDGFSFFFYETLGNRDASFESLFFAPATRPDLKNIASARS, encoded by the coding sequence ATGGGGAAAATTAATTTTGCGTCTTGGCGATCGCGATTTCGCTTGCTACTTTTGTCATTCTTAGGATTAGCGATCGCGTTAATGCTCAATTTTCCTTTTTGGGCGATCGCTCAAACTCCTGTTAGTAGTAATAATCCTACTAATGATGCTGCCATTAACACAATTGAGCAACCAACAATTACCCCAATTAGACCCACCAATAACAACGAGTTACGTGGTATCTGGCTCACTAATGTTGATAGTGATGTTTTATTTTCTAAACAACGCATTCAGCAAGCAATTAACAGATTAAAACGCTTAAAGTTTAATACCCTGTATCCTACGGTTTGGAATGGGGGGTATACCCTATATCACAGTAAAGTTGCCCAAAAGTCATTTGGTGTAGAGATCGATCCCAACCCTGACCTTCAGAATCGCGATATGCTCGCCGAGGTGATCGAGTTAGGGCATGAGCAAAATTTTGCGGTAATTCCTTGGTTTGAATATGGATTAATGACTGAGGAAGGTTCTGAGTTGATGCGTCAACATCCTGACTGGGTTAGCAACCGTAAAGATGGCTCTCAAGTTTTTGTGCATGGAGAAAATAACCAACATCGGCTAGTTTGGCTTACCCCAGCCCATCCTGAAGTCCAAAAGTTTCTGACGGATCTAATTGTAGAGGTCGTCCAAAAATATGATTTAGATGGGATTCAACTAGACGATCATTTTGGTATGCCAGCAGAACTTGGCTACGATGACTATACGGTCTCCCTATATAAAAAAGAGCATTTCGGCAGGCTCCCGTCTGACGATTTCCAAGACTCTGAATGGATGCGATGGCGTGCTAGCAAGCTTAGCAATTTGATGCAGAAGATCGCTAAAGCTGTTAGAGCAGTCAAACCTAACTGTCTAATTTCTTTATCCCCTAACCCTAAGGATTTCTCCTATAGAAAGTATCTCCAAGATTGGTATAGCTGGGTTTATTTAGGATTAGTCGATGAGTTAGTGGTGCAACTATACCGAGATAATATCGAAAACTTTACCAAAGAGTTAGAGCGTCCTGAATGGCAAGAAATTCGCCAAAAAGTTCCTGTCGCAGTTGGGATTTTGACAGGTTTAAGAATTCAAAATGTCGATATGCGCCAAATTAAGGGACAGGTTAAGGTTGCCCGTGAGATGTCCTTTGATGGGTTTTCTTTTTTCTTCTATGAAACTTTAGGCAATCGTGATGCTTCCTTTGAGTCTCTCTTTTTTGCGCCTGCCACTCGTCCCGATTTAAAAAATATTGCTTCTGCAAGAAGTTAG